In the genome of Xanthomonas hortorum pv. pelargonii, the window TCCTCAAGCGCTTTCTCCGGGTCTCGACGCGACACCATCTCTAGTCGGACCCCCTCAATGCTCGCGGCCTGTGACGGGAATGGCTGGTCAGCCTGCGCGAAAGATAACAACGCGTGCACGACCGGGTTGTCAGAAACAAGTCGGCCCGACTCCCTGCGCACCGAGCCGACATGCCCGGGTTTTTGAAAAGCCGCTAACGAGGTCATTAGTGGGGTTTCCAATCCATTGTTATCAGTGCGGCCGGATCCTTGCCCGGCAGCCTCTGGGCTAGCTGGCCGGAGGCTTACACCGCGCCGCTGCGGGGGCCTGGTGGTTGGCAGCCTGCTGTCTTCGGACTGACGGTAGACGCTATGGTTAAGCTGCGCGTCAGGTGCCAAACCGGAGTTATTATCCGTGCCAGATTCAGGTTGGCGTATGTGATCGAGTGACGACAAGGAATGGGATCGTGCAAGCACTGCCTTCATATTGTTCACCTTATGGAAAATTCATCAGGTTTGGGTAACGCAAATACAGCTTGTGGCGAGACCTTCCCAGCCCAGATGGAGAAAGCCATTCCGTAACACCAGATGTTTGGCATGGACCTTCTTTTTTTACTGGAAGAGCCGCGTTGATGCGCTGTTTCATGATTAAAAATGAGGCGGGATCTTGGCCAATGAGCGCTATGCTTGGCCGCGGGTCAGAATTTAATTGACCGTCCAACCACCTCCGGTTAACAAATGCGGTAAATCGTCTAGCCTATATGGAGATCTCCAACATAATAAATGTGACATCGATCTAATGCCGGCATATTCTGACTGGTCAGCGGAGCTGGATGGCGCGACTACGCGGCGCAGGTGCAGCGCCTCGGGAAGAGTAACCTCGGACGCAGGGCGCGGAGCATCTGGAATGCTTTTTTCTTAGAGGCAAGCAGGATATGGCGTTTTATTCGAAGTTTGATCTATAGGTGTAGCGCCGCCAACGGTCTAGATGAGCGCTTATTATGAGGCGGCTACACCGCACTTTAACGGACAGGTGCGAAATGAATTAGCAGGTTGCGAAATTACTTGCGCAGCCGTGCGCCGCCGCCTTATCGCATCTCCAGTCTTCCTCGGAGACGTAAACCTCAATGTCACCGAGTCCTCTCGAGCCCGAATAGTCGCTTGAAACATGAAAGTGCTGGTCTGGGTCATCGCCGAGTCGTGCGAAAAGGCCAATCATTCGATCAATCTCCGCGGCAGATAGCCCGAGAGTGACTCCATACCAACCGTTCTTCCAGTTTTCCATCTCGCCGCGCATCAATCCTGTTCCGGTCCCTAACTTGTGAATTAAGCCCACTTGTGAAGCGGGTTCGGCTTGAGCCAATTGTCAGGCGGATTGCGCCCAGAAATCCAGATCCAACCTGCTGCTGCACCAAGAAGCGAACCCAGTAGTCCGCCGGTCACCCAGCGTTCGCCGAAAAAGTGTGCCACTGCAGCACCTGCGACGAAGCCGGCAAGGCTTAAGCCTGCGACTTTACGCTGCTCAATCAGCCATTGTGCCTCTTTGGCACGCTTGAGCCGCAAGGCCTCCTGCTCCGCAGGATCCCGCATGAGTATCGCTTGAGCAACTGCATCAGCCTGAAAGAGTTTCATATCTGCCAGTGATTGAGGGTGAGCGGATCAAACCGCAGTGTGGGAATGTGTGGTTTTGTAGAAGTCGTGCTGCTACCCGAAGATCGTCTGCGCAACTCGCGCAGTTTGCCAGTAAACCAAGACTGGCTCGACACCGGCGCATTACCACCGCAACGCACCTGGTACGGCTTGCCCGACATGCTGCTCTTGGTGGCGGCAAGTTCGATAAAGGATTCTGTGGAGGTCACCAGCCCCTTCTTCTGCAAGTAGTCGTACTTGCGCTGCAGGTGTTCGCTGGCTTTCGGCGCCGCGTACCACGACCCATTGCGGGAAAATTCGCAGTTGGATTGCGCAAGGACTTTGAAAAGCTGACCAACCTCACGCGTCGTAGCCGGCGAAACACCTTGCGCCGATGCAGAGGCGCTCAGCAGGAGTGCAATCAGAAAAAATTTAGCGTTCATCAGCCGAATCTTAGCGCAACAGGTCGCCATCTCAGCAGGCACGCTGATCGGTCGAAGTGACAGTGGCCGACCTTCCTTTCAAAGCTCGGTCCACTGACGCTAAACAGGCTCAGGGACGTAGCTCAACAGCGTCGAGCCCTCAAAGTAATTCCCGTAATACTCGCCCTTCCGTAAACCTGGATTCGCCTCAAAATCGATATAGGGCTTGGCGCAATGCGGGCAGCGGAAGGGATTGAGGTAGGCGTAGCGGGACCCATCCGGTGCCAATGGCAGTGCGTCTTCCAGCGCAGCAAGCGCTTCGGCATCGGGCTCGGACAGCGCTGCAGGGCTGCCCGGCAGATGGCTATCGACCGTGATGGTGTAACTGCCAGATCCCGAGTAGAAGTATCCCGCGTTGCTAAAACCCGCGTGATAGGAGCGGATCAGGAACGAACGTTTGCAGTGGTCGCATTCACAAGAAAGCAGCACGTTGCCACCGGTGACTAATCCGCTGAAGTGCAGGCCCCTGGCAAAAAGTCCCTTGCCTGCAAGTGCGGAACTGCCGACGCTGGCGCCCGGCAGAAAGAACGGCTGAAACCTGATCCCGGATGCTTGGCCATTCGCAAACGCGTCTGGATCGAGCTGCTCGGTCTGCGAAATGACACAGTCTGCCTGGCATCCGAGGTTGGGATGCACACGAACAGAAAAGTGGAACCACCCCGTCGCAGCACCAAGTTCATGCCGATGCACCTCTCCCGCCGAGTCGACAAATTCGAGGATGCTATTGGCCTTCAACCATGCGCAAGGCTTGATCTCGCACGGGACATCGCTCTGGCTAACGCGACACAACTCTCGCCCATCGGCTCGAACGATCAGTAACGGAGCGGCTTTCTTCTTGAAGATGGAGAACATGCTTTCCTTGGCGGGGTAATGCGTGAGTGGCAGATTGCAGCGTTGAGCGATTGGATACATTTTAAGGCTTTAGCTTCGCTTGCGGCGAGCCAAGGACCATCCCCATGAAAAGAGCAAGCAGACGCCAAAGAGCGTAAACAAAAAGCTGGCAAGCCCGGCCCAGGATGTGCCGAACAGCCAAAGGCCAGAATGACACGCGACCGGATCTCTTGCGATGGAGCCAGAAGTGGCGCAGGGCGAGAAAGTTCTGGTGTGATGCCACCAAGTGAGCGTGAATGACACACCGAAGAAGACGAGCAGTACAGCGAATAGCAGAAGAGCGCGATCCGCCACTGATGTCTTTGATGATTTCGGATAGGTGCGCATGTGCAAAGCGGCCTAATACTTTAATTAGAGCGTGTTATGAACCTTGAAAGAGCGTAGCTGCATTTCCAAGCATCAGAATCGTGAAGACAACAAAGTGCAAACCGGCCAAGGTTTCCGGCAATCGCTCATAGTCGCGTGCCAGCCGCCTGAAACGATTGACCCATCCGAAGCTGCGCTCGACGACCCATCGGCGTGGAAGCAAAACGAAGCCTTTCTTCGCTTCTTGCAGCTTGATGACGTGCAACTCGATGCCTTCTTCCTTGGCCGCCTGCGCCGGTTCTTCGCCGGTATAGCCTTGATCCACAAACGCGATCTTGACCGTTTCAC includes:
- a CDS encoding DUF5329 domain-containing protein, producing MNAKFFLIALLLSASASAQGVSPATTREVGQLFKVLAQSNCEFSRNGSWYAAPKASEHLQRKYDYLQKKGLVTSTESFIELAATKSSMSGKPYQVRCGGNAPVSSQSWFTGKLRELRRRSSGSSTTSTKPHIPTLRFDPLTLNHWQI